A genome region from Fervidicoccaceae archaeon includes the following:
- a CDS encoding FAD-dependent oxidoreductase: protein MEFLTCTELPPPTGKTVSIVGAGPAGLTAAGQLACLGHRVVVYDSNPEPGGMMIFAIPSSRFPKDRVRRGVARLKETGRVEFVLRTFVGRDVRFEELIEKSDAVLVASGSWRTKSPGIRGETLPGVLGALEWLSDYIRLEMGYEPIRYKRPLDELADPVVIIGAGFTALDAALLAGVELGMKTKIVYRRTKWEAPMGHRWALELERRGVEFLELLAPSEVIAGPSGRVEAVRCNEVRLSPPNGKGRSAFFVDESRPVDIEARTVLLATGVVATPPPGLEEAGVRIERDGRIATDHLYRTTRRGVFAAGDVRVGASNVGRAMREGREVAAHIHAFLIGRLEWY from the coding sequence TTGGAGTTCTTGACGTGCACGGAGCTGCCGCCCCCGACCGGCAAGACCGTGTCAATAGTCGGGGCGGGGCCTGCCGGGTTGACCGCGGCCGGTCAACTCGCGTGCCTGGGTCACAGAGTAGTGGTGTACGACTCCAATCCCGAGCCCGGCGGCATGATGATTTTCGCCATCCCGAGCTCGAGATTTCCCAAGGATAGAGTTAGGAGAGGCGTGGCTAGGCTGAAAGAGACGGGCAGAGTGGAGTTCGTGCTGAGGACCTTCGTCGGGAGAGACGTGAGGTTCGAGGAGCTGATCGAGAAGAGCGATGCGGTGCTCGTGGCGAGCGGGTCGTGGAGGACCAAGAGCCCGGGGATCCGCGGCGAGACCCTCCCCGGAGTGCTCGGAGCCCTCGAGTGGCTCTCAGACTACATCAGGCTCGAGATGGGCTACGAGCCTATACGCTACAAGAGGCCTCTCGACGAGCTAGCGGACCCGGTGGTGATAATCGGAGCGGGCTTCACCGCACTCGACGCGGCTCTCCTAGCGGGCGTGGAGCTCGGCATGAAGACCAAGATAGTTTATAGGAGAACCAAGTGGGAGGCCCCGATGGGCCACAGATGGGCTCTAGAGCTCGAGAGGCGCGGGGTCGAGTTCCTCGAACTCTTAGCCCCCAGCGAGGTGATAGCCGGGCCGAGCGGCAGGGTCGAGGCCGTCAGGTGCAACGAGGTGAGGCTGAGCCCGCCGAACGGCAAGGGGAGGTCGGCCTTCTTCGTCGACGAGAGCAGGCCGGTCGACATTGAGGCGAGAACCGTGCTGCTGGCGACCGGCGTCGTCGCCACTCCTCCGCCCGGGCTCGAGGAGGCGGGGGTGAGGATCGAAAGAGATGGGAGGATAGCCACCGACCACCTCTATAGGACGACGAGGAGAGGGGTCTTCGCGGCCGGCGACGTCAGAGTGGGGGCCAGTAACGTAGGTAGGGCGATGAGAGAGGGCAGAGAGGTCGCGGCCCATATACATGCCTTCCTCATTGGGCGGCTCGAGTGGTACTGA
- a CDS encoding NAD(P)/FAD-dependent oxidoreductase, producing MPRYDFVVIGGGLGGYPAAIELARRGHSVALVEARRLGGECANYGCIPTKALARAARILAEGSSTPGLSCRLESFAKLMAWVDEIRGRISEGIETLLEGYGVKIYWGRGRLRPPGDEVEVSSRGEIVVLEAERAVLVATGSEPSFPKGLEPDGTRVLDSRGLLELRDLPESVAVIGGGAVGVELASILASLGSRVTLIEAAPRLLPGVDADVASYLAKALSKRGINVRLSSSTIGLERSKDSVEVILEGGERARADVAVVATGRAPSSRGIGLEECGVELDERGFVKVSSTMRTSNPKIYAVGDVVGHPMLAHKAYAQSIVAARNMCGETVEFSKSVPFVVFSIPEVASVGASEGRSIIFRFGSLGRAIVESGGEGFLKLVYDPLTLRLTGAHAIGPGAGEIIYAASLAIDSGLDLNSLADSVAPHPTMVEALREAGQLALGRPIHFLLRGRRRGI from the coding sequence GTGCCTCGCTACGACTTCGTGGTGATCGGAGGAGGTCTGGGGGGCTACCCCGCCGCGATAGAGCTGGCGAGGAGAGGGCACTCGGTCGCCCTAGTAGAGGCTCGCAGGCTGGGCGGGGAGTGCGCGAACTACGGCTGCATACCAACGAAGGCTCTCGCGAGAGCCGCGAGGATCCTCGCCGAGGGCTCCTCTACGCCGGGCCTCAGCTGCAGGCTCGAGAGCTTCGCGAAGCTGATGGCTTGGGTCGACGAGATCAGGGGGAGGATCTCCGAAGGAATCGAGACGCTGCTCGAGGGCTACGGCGTGAAGATCTATTGGGGGCGGGGCCGGCTGAGGCCCCCGGGCGACGAGGTCGAGGTCTCTTCGAGAGGAGAAATCGTGGTGCTCGAGGCGGAGAGAGCTGTTCTCGTCGCGACGGGGAGCGAGCCCTCGTTTCCCAAAGGCCTCGAGCCCGACGGGACGAGAGTGCTAGACTCGAGGGGCTTGCTGGAGCTGAGGGATCTCCCGGAGAGCGTGGCCGTGATCGGCGGAGGAGCAGTCGGCGTGGAGCTCGCCTCGATCTTGGCCAGTCTCGGTTCAAGGGTCACCCTCATCGAGGCCGCGCCCCGCCTCCTCCCGGGCGTGGACGCCGACGTCGCGTCGTATCTCGCCAAGGCCCTCTCCAAGAGGGGAATCAACGTAAGGCTCTCATCGTCCACGATCGGGCTCGAGAGGTCTAAGGACTCCGTCGAGGTGATCCTCGAGGGAGGGGAGCGCGCGAGGGCCGACGTTGCCGTGGTGGCCACCGGGAGGGCGCCCTCTTCTCGCGGGATTGGGCTCGAGGAGTGCGGCGTCGAGCTGGACGAAAGAGGGTTCGTGAAAGTGAGCTCCACGATGAGGACCTCGAACCCTAAGATCTACGCCGTCGGTGACGTCGTGGGACACCCGATGCTGGCTCACAAGGCCTACGCTCAGAGCATCGTCGCTGCTAGGAACATGTGCGGGGAGACGGTTGAATTCTCCAAGAGCGTGCCCTTCGTCGTCTTCTCGATCCCCGAGGTCGCTAGCGTGGGAGCTAGCGAGGGGCGATCCATCATCTTCAGGTTCGGCTCGCTGGGGAGGGCTATCGTTGAGAGCGGAGGAGAAGGATTCCTCAAGCTCGTCTACGACCCCTTGACTCTCAGGCTGACGGGGGCTCATGCGATAGGGCCGGGCGCGGGCGAGATCATCTACGCGGCCTCGCTTGCGATAGACTCGGGCCTCGACCTAAACAGCTTAGCCGACTCGGTGGCGCCTCACCCAACGATGGTCGAAGCCCTACGCGAGGCCGGCCAGCTGGCGCTGGGCAGACCCATTCACTTCCTGCTCCGAGGCAGAAGGAGAGGCATCTAG
- a CDS encoding metallophosphoesterase family protein has translation MGLTEEIVERAAELSRDSQSLVAWLDRFAERAATRGKIVDVSLEDWSYMFVGDVHGDLDSLIRALREAEARGYPHSLRLVFLGDYVDRGPHQIEAVTVVLLLLSSYPDSTIALRGNHEPPLHLVPHPHDLPVHLARRLGRVDGSRVYSRLLKIFELLPLAALGDWGRLVALHGGLPTRGWDVEGLGLREYLGGESESWVDAYTEILWNDPIESDVVRLESPRGVGYLWGRPVTEAAKRRGVELVVRGHEPCEKGYKLNHGEAVLTLFSRKGPPYFNERACVYYVEKPERGLKFDGSGLICW, from the coding sequence TTGGGCTTAACGGAGGAGATTGTCGAGAGGGCCGCGGAGCTCTCGAGAGACTCTCAAAGCCTCGTTGCGTGGCTCGACCGATTCGCCGAGCGAGCGGCGACCCGAGGCAAGATCGTCGACGTCTCCCTCGAGGACTGGAGCTACATGTTCGTCGGAGACGTCCATGGCGATCTGGACTCGCTGATCCGCGCCCTCCGAGAGGCGGAGGCAAGGGGCTATCCCCACTCGCTCAGGCTTGTCTTCCTCGGCGACTACGTGGATAGAGGGCCCCATCAGATCGAGGCGGTGACGGTCGTCCTGCTCCTGCTCTCGTCTTACCCGGACAGCACGATAGCTCTGCGGGGGAACCACGAGCCTCCTCTCCACTTAGTGCCCCACCCGCACGATCTCCCCGTGCACTTGGCTAGGAGGCTCGGGCGCGTCGACGGCAGCAGGGTCTACTCGAGGCTCCTGAAGATCTTCGAGCTGCTCCCTCTGGCCGCGCTGGGCGACTGGGGCAGACTCGTCGCCCTCCACGGGGGTCTCCCGACACGAGGCTGGGACGTCGAGGGGCTCGGGCTGAGAGAATACTTGGGAGGAGAATCGGAGAGTTGGGTCGACGCCTACACGGAGATCCTCTGGAACGACCCGATCGAGAGCGACGTAGTCAGACTCGAGTCCCCCCGCGGCGTCGGGTATCTATGGGGCAGACCGGTCACGGAGGCGGCCAAGAGAAGAGGCGTCGAGCTCGTCGTGAGGGGGCACGAGCCCTGCGAGAAGGGCTATAAGCTAAACCATGGAGAGGCCGTTCTCACGCTCTTTAGCAGAAAGGGGCCTCCCTATTTCAACGAGAGAGCGTGCGTCTACTACGTCGAGAAACCAGAAAGGGGGCTCAAGTTCGACGGTTCGGGCCTCATATGTTGGTGA
- a CDS encoding pyridoxal-phosphate dependent enzyme yields MNAAKYRCQACGWSGPEDPALLSCPRCGSLLELEYDVDPELPEPAELVRCRRGVWCFSRQLPKLGPEPTLGEGATPLREVRLRGARVLLKLESANPTGSFKDRGTPVALASALARGIGVVCEDSSGNAGASLACYARAHGLKALIVTPRTAPRGKLKLVELCGAEVALAESRESARALAIELSRGRGAIYLPHTTMPHHVEGMKTLAYEIFLQLSGSPSHVFVPVSSGTGLLGLYKGFRELREWGYIDELPRLIAVQSSAVPPLYEAFWGEKPSSREDSTLADGLTLERPPRLRAMVEAVRATRGTVVVATNEEIRRAAARLRDYGVVAEPTSAAALAALEKLSAEEAVDEPLVVITGSGLKLIDELLELTNI; encoded by the coding sequence ATGAACGCGGCAAAATATAGATGTCAGGCTTGCGGCTGGAGCGGGCCCGAGGACCCCGCTCTCCTCTCGTGCCCACGCTGCGGCTCCCTGCTCGAGCTGGAGTACGACGTCGACCCCGAGCTCCCGGAGCCGGCCGAGCTCGTGAGATGCAGGAGAGGAGTCTGGTGTTTCTCGCGTCAGCTCCCCAAGCTGGGCCCCGAGCCGACGTTGGGGGAGGGCGCTACGCCTCTGAGGGAGGTCAGGCTGAGAGGAGCCAGAGTTCTACTCAAGCTCGAGTCGGCAAATCCAACGGGCTCGTTCAAGGATCGAGGAACTCCCGTGGCTCTGGCCTCCGCGCTGGCGAGGGGGATCGGGGTCGTCTGCGAGGACTCGTCCGGCAACGCCGGAGCGTCGCTGGCTTGCTACGCGAGAGCGCACGGCCTCAAGGCCCTGATAGTGACGCCCAGAACCGCGCCTAGGGGCAAGCTCAAGCTCGTCGAGCTGTGCGGGGCCGAGGTGGCTCTGGCCGAGAGCAGAGAGAGCGCCAGAGCGTTGGCCATAGAGCTCTCCAGGGGCAGAGGGGCGATCTATCTGCCGCACACGACGATGCCTCACCACGTAGAGGGGATGAAAACTCTGGCCTACGAGATCTTCCTACAGCTGAGCGGATCCCCGAGCCACGTCTTCGTCCCGGTCTCGAGCGGGACCGGGCTCCTGGGACTCTACAAGGGTTTCCGAGAGCTGCGCGAGTGGGGCTACATAGACGAGCTACCTAGGCTCATCGCAGTTCAGAGCTCAGCCGTGCCACCGCTCTACGAGGCCTTCTGGGGCGAGAAGCCCTCCTCGCGCGAGGATAGCACTCTGGCCGACGGGCTGACTCTAGAGAGGCCTCCCAGGCTGAGGGCGATGGTAGAGGCGGTGAGAGCCACGAGAGGGACCGTGGTGGTCGCTACGAACGAGGAAATAAGGAGAGCCGCGGCTCGCCTAAGGGATTATGGCGTCGTGGCGGAGCCGACGTCGGCGGCTGCCCTCGCGGCTCTAGAGAAGCTGTCGGCCGAGGAGGCCGTGGACGAGCCCCTCGTCGTGATCACGGGCTCGGGGCTGAAGCTCATAGACGAGCTCCTCGAGCTCACCAACATATGA
- the lysX gene encoding lysine biosynthesis protein LysX: MRVLMVYDVARWEEKDIRKKCSEEGLELSLLALPLEPIELGRRVEADVALQRCVSFNRALSSTLALEASGMRVVNSSSALAAAEDKAWAHSLAARAGIRVPRAFIAYDYRSALRAADALGYPIVVKPLRGSWGRLVHMARDPEELRSIVEHRLLMGEHYKAMYVQEFIAKPGRDIRTFCLGGRVVAGIYRVSDHWVTNTARGGKAVPLTADPELEDLTVKACEALGVEFGGVDFVEDPARGYMLLEVNGVPEYRNTVRVTGVDVSRELARFLKEKIKR, from the coding sequence TTGAGGGTCCTGATGGTCTACGACGTGGCCAGGTGGGAGGAGAAGGACATACGCAAGAAGTGCTCCGAGGAGGGATTGGAGCTCTCTCTCCTGGCGCTCCCCCTGGAACCGATCGAGCTCGGTCGACGAGTAGAAGCCGACGTCGCTCTCCAGAGGTGCGTGTCGTTCAACAGAGCTCTCTCCTCGACTCTGGCTCTCGAAGCCTCGGGCATGAGGGTCGTGAACTCTTCGAGCGCCTTGGCCGCGGCCGAGGACAAGGCCTGGGCTCACTCACTCGCCGCTCGAGCCGGCATAAGGGTGCCGAGGGCCTTCATAGCCTACGATTATAGGTCGGCGCTCAGAGCGGCCGATGCTCTGGGCTACCCGATCGTCGTGAAGCCCCTGCGCGGGAGCTGGGGCAGGCTCGTGCACATGGCGAGGGACCCCGAGGAGCTGAGGAGCATAGTCGAGCACAGACTGCTCATGGGAGAGCACTACAAGGCCATGTACGTGCAGGAGTTCATAGCGAAGCCGGGACGCGACATAAGGACGTTCTGCTTGGGGGGCAGAGTCGTTGCTGGCATCTACAGAGTGAGCGATCACTGGGTCACGAATACAGCCAGAGGGGGGAAGGCTGTTCCCCTGACCGCCGACCCGGAGCTCGAAGACCTAACAGTGAAAGCGTGCGAGGCCCTGGGCGTCGAGTTCGGTGGGGTGGACTTCGTCGAGGACCCGGCGAGAGGCTACATGTTGCTCGAGGTCAACGGGGTCCCCGAGTACAGAAACACCGTGAGAGTGACCGGCGTCGACGTGTCGAGGGAGCTGGCTAGATTCTTGAAGGAGAAGATCAAGAGGTGA
- a CDS encoding M20/M25/M40 family metallo-hydrolase, whose amino-acid sequence MVELLSVYSPTGHEAEAVSVFVDLARGLGLDAWVDEAGNGLAAPPLAERRASVLLAGHIDTIEGFVEPREEGGEVSGRGAVDAKGPLASMLTALALLAERDPALPVAVAALVDEEGESRGARSLAERRRVPPFVVIGEPTGATRVAIGYRGGAKLRVFCEGAGGHPASPWAGDSALDKLLAFVLRLRELSGRSAREVTAAVTVLVAGSDPRALPETAECVVDLRVPPGFSVEEAVARIESTLERDCRSGLISMERPFSVRPQDPVPRSLGRALLELGLKPAYALKAGTSDFNVLGPLTESIAAYGPGDPSLAHTSLEKVSVDELALAVEVYLRAVSYLLSSYRPSRAEKLG is encoded by the coding sequence TTGGTCGAGCTCCTATCGGTCTACAGCCCCACGGGCCACGAGGCCGAGGCCGTCTCGGTCTTCGTGGACCTGGCCAGAGGGCTGGGCCTCGACGCTTGGGTGGACGAGGCGGGTAACGGGCTCGCCGCGCCTCCGCTGGCGGAGAGGAGAGCCTCCGTGCTTCTCGCCGGACACATAGACACGATCGAGGGCTTTGTCGAGCCCAGAGAGGAGGGCGGAGAAGTATCGGGCAGGGGCGCCGTCGACGCGAAGGGCCCCCTCGCCTCGATGTTGACCGCTCTGGCCCTCCTCGCAGAGCGCGACCCCGCTCTCCCTGTAGCTGTCGCAGCTCTCGTTGACGAGGAGGGCGAGAGCAGAGGAGCGAGGAGCCTCGCCGAGAGGAGGAGGGTTCCGCCCTTCGTCGTGATAGGAGAGCCCACGGGGGCGACGAGGGTGGCGATAGGCTACAGAGGAGGAGCTAAGCTGCGAGTCTTCTGTGAGGGAGCGGGCGGGCACCCGGCCTCACCATGGGCGGGAGACTCCGCTCTCGATAAGCTCCTGGCCTTCGTCCTCAGGCTGCGGGAGCTGAGCGGGCGGAGCGCGAGAGAGGTGACTGCGGCCGTGACCGTGCTAGTGGCGGGGAGCGACCCGAGGGCTCTGCCCGAGACCGCGGAGTGCGTCGTCGACTTACGCGTTCCGCCCGGCTTCTCGGTCGAGGAGGCGGTCGCGAGAATCGAGAGCACGCTGGAGAGAGACTGCCGCTCGGGGCTCATCTCGATGGAGCGTCCCTTCTCCGTGAGACCTCAGGATCCGGTGCCGAGAAGCCTGGGGAGAGCTCTGCTGGAGCTGGGACTCAAGCCCGCTTACGCCCTAAAGGCTGGGACCAGCGACTTCAACGTCCTCGGCCCGCTGACCGAGAGCATAGCCGCCTACGGACCGGGCGACCCCTCTCTCGCTCACACGAGCCTAGAGAAAGTCTCGGTCGACGAGCTCGCCCTGGCTGTCGAGGTCTACCTAAGAGCGGTCTCTTACTTGCTCTCGAGCTATCGCCCGAGCAGAGCGGAGAAACTGGGCTGA
- a CDS encoding aspartate aminotransferase family protein has product MLKVFRFYEYRGLELVRGYLHYVWDKDGRRYVDAHTGHGVAFLGHSNPKVVRALAQQMSQIMTVSPSFKAPIEDETIEVLDKIAPRSSNCVIFQNSGAEAVEVALKMAWAFTGRRRLVAFTGSFHGRTLGALSVTWEPKYRAGFPTLEDVTFIKYNSSPEEIRDVFPRDAAAVIVEPIQGEGGLSVGSRPFLKSIEEMARETGALLIVDEIQCGFGRAGVNWVHEELGLKPDVVLAGKAIGGGFPVSLVFTREDVASSLLDGRHGSTYASNPMALAAVKASVEVYLEESVPEKVSSVSGRLWSRLESRVRGLGPVRGLRGRGLMVGVELRYPPAKVMRCLQERGVLSLRAGASVLRLLPPYTIDAETVDEVVDKIAECVCAEHGC; this is encoded by the coding sequence ATGCTCAAGGTCTTCAGGTTCTACGAGTATAGGGGCCTCGAGCTCGTCCGAGGCTACTTGCACTACGTCTGGGACAAAGACGGTAGGAGATACGTCGACGCTCACACCGGGCACGGCGTGGCCTTCCTCGGCCACAGCAATCCCAAGGTGGTGAGGGCTCTGGCTCAACAAATGAGTCAGATTATGACGGTCAGCCCCTCGTTCAAAGCTCCCATCGAGGACGAGACGATCGAGGTGCTCGATAAGATAGCCCCTCGCTCGTCTAACTGCGTCATCTTCCAGAACAGCGGGGCCGAGGCGGTCGAGGTGGCGCTCAAAATGGCGTGGGCCTTTACTGGCAGGAGGAGGCTCGTGGCCTTCACGGGCTCCTTCCACGGTAGAACGCTCGGAGCCCTGAGCGTGACGTGGGAGCCGAAATATAGAGCGGGCTTCCCCACGCTCGAGGACGTGACCTTCATCAAGTACAACTCGAGCCCGGAGGAGATCCGAGACGTCTTCCCCAGGGACGCCGCCGCCGTGATCGTAGAGCCGATCCAAGGCGAAGGAGGTCTAAGCGTGGGCAGTAGACCATTCCTCAAGAGCATCGAAGAAATGGCCAGAGAAACGGGGGCCCTCCTCATCGTCGACGAGATTCAGTGCGGCTTCGGGAGAGCAGGAGTCAATTGGGTCCACGAGGAGCTCGGGCTCAAACCCGACGTGGTCCTGGCGGGGAAGGCGATAGGAGGAGGATTCCCTGTCTCGCTGGTCTTCACGAGAGAGGACGTCGCTTCCTCGCTACTCGACGGTAGGCACGGCTCAACCTACGCCTCCAACCCCATGGCTCTCGCCGCCGTCAAGGCCAGCGTTGAGGTTTACCTGGAGGAGTCGGTCCCCGAGAAGGTCTCATCCGTATCGGGGAGGCTCTGGTCGAGGCTCGAGTCCAGAGTGCGGGGGCTCGGTCCGGTGAGGGGGCTGAGAGGTAGAGGGCTAATGGTGGGAGTCGAGCTGAGGTATCCGCCGGCCAAGGTCATGAGGTGTCTCCAAGAGAGGGGAGTGCTGAGCCTCAGAGCCGGAGCCTCGGTGCTCAGGCTGCTGCCGCCCTACACGATCGACGCCGAGACGGTGGACGAGGTTGTCGACAAAATCGCGGAGTGCGTTTGCGCGGAGCACGGCTGCTAA